The bacterium genome contains the following window.
AATTAAAACAATCGTATTCGGAAGTTTATCTCGGCGGTATCTGTATGGGGGCTGTTCTTGCCCTTGCTGTAGCGGAAAGCCATAAGGATGTTTCGGGGATTATAGCGATTTCCACAACATTTTTTCTCGATGGATGGACAATTCCCTGGTATAGTTTTTTATTTCCGCTCGGACTGCATACTATTTTGAGATTTTATTATTCATTTCCCGAGAGTGATCCTTATGGTATTAAAAATGAAATTGTTCGCAGGAAAATAAGTTCTTTAATGAAAGAAAATACAGTTGTATTAAATTATATCCCTATGACCTGTGTTTATGAGCTTTTAAAAATGTCCCGGCATGTAAGAAAAGCTATTAATCTTATAAAGCAGCCTGTTTTGGTTATTCATTCTAACCGTGATGATTTAACCAGCTTGAAAAGCGCTGATTATGTCTACAAAAATATTTCTTCCGAAGTTAAAGATTATGTTATTTTTAAAAACAGTTATCATTTAATCACAATGGACAATGATAAGGATCTTGCCGTGCAAAATTCAATTGAATTTTTAAATGGTCTTGCGTCTTTAAATAATTCTCAGGTTAAGCAAATAGGATAAAAATAATGAAACCGATTTTATATTCTTTAAGTTCGTTCCTGATTTTTAATTTAAGTTTAATTGCGGCTTTTATTGCAGGAAAATCAATTTTTAAAAAAGAAAATATAATTTTAAATTCTAATTATTCAATTTTTCTATCTGTTCTGCTTATTTTTTATTTTTTATCAATTTTAGCTTTAAATTTATTTTCGTTTAATACCAAATATATTTGGTACGGTTTTATATTTTCCCCATTTTTATTTACACCATTTATTATCGGGCATTTTTCAAAATACGAAAAAATAGATTTATATATGACTATTCAAATTTTAACGCTGGTTTTGAGTTTTTTGGCAGGTGTTCTGGTAATTTTCAAAATTGGTTAGAAAAGACTTTACTATGAGGTTCTTATCTGTTTGAAAACTTTTGCATAAAGTGAAAAATAGACAATAATGGCATATACAATAAAAAATCCGATTATAAAAGAGCTATAAGCCGCACCAATAATGGAAATAGCCGCCCAATACATTATTCCTATTATTAAAGCATAAGCCGCTGTATAACCGGCAGCTTTTAAATAATCTAACCAGCAGCCGCCGGTTATACCCACTATTGTAGTGAGATTCAAAGCTTCAAGAGGATTAAAATTTTCTGAAAATAGCCCCATTGCAACGGCATTAAACATTAAGAGCCAATAAATCGAACATATACCGGCTATTATATAAGCAGCGTTTTTAAAATCAGGCACGCGCTGAAGGATAAGCCATAAAATAAACAATATTACAGCAAGGACAAAAGCAGATGCTATAAAAAAAATCAGCCCTTTAAGTCCAATAAAAAAGTTACTTATAAAATTCCATTTAGGAAAGTTATTGCTGTCTTCTTGAACCTCGTTCTGAAAAATTGACCATAAATAACCGTTTGAAATAATTAATGCAGCAGCAAGTGCTATTTTGAAAATCAAATTTTCCGTACCAAGATAGTTCGCTGACAGAATAGCAGGCAAAAACAATAAGGCTAAACTGAAAATTAGTATTAATAAATTTTTAGGCTTTAAAGGTTTGATTAAAACATCAATAAAATTGATACTCATAAGCATATACCTCATTTCTAAAAACTAAATCACATAACCTTAAAATAAATGCATCTAAATTTATTTTAAATTATTATTTAAGAAATGAATAGCCTATTTTAAAAAAAATTACAAAAAAGACGGGTCAAACCCGTCTTTTTTAATTTATTTACCGCATTGCTTCATAACTTCTTCAGCAAAGTTTTCTTCTTTTTTCTGAATACCTTCGCCAAGAACGTATCTGGTGAATCTTCTTATTGTGATTTTTTCACCGATTTTAGCAATTTTTTCTTTAACTAAATCTTCGATTTTGATGTTTGGATCTTTAACAAAAGGTTGTTCAAGCAAGCATTTTTCGGCCATTAATTTATCAACTCTGCCTTGAATGATTTTTTCAACAATATTTTCAGGTTTACCTTTAAGATCTTCTTTTCCTGACTCAATTCTTTTTTCTTCTTCGATAACAGAAGCAGGAATTTCGTCTCTGGAAACGAATTCAGGTGCAGTGCTTGCAATGTGCAGGCAAATATCTTTAACTAACTGTTGAAAGTCTTCGTTTTTAGCAACAAAGTCTGTTTCGCAGTTAATTTCAACCATTACGCCAATTTTCCCGTTATGAATATAAGAACCTACTAACCCTTCGGCAGCTATACGTCCCATTTTCTTTTCAGCTGAAGCAATACCTTTTTGTCTTAAAAGTTCTACAGCTTTATTTATATCACCGTTTGTTTCAGTAAGTGTTCTTTTAGCATCCATAATGCCGGCACCGGTTTTATCTCTAAGTTCTTTTACTTGTGCAGCAGTTATATTAGTCATTTTTTCCTCCGAAAATTATTTTTCTTCTTCTATTTTTTCTATTACTTCTTCAAGACCTTCAACTTTTAATTTAAGATCTTCTTCTGTTACTCCGGCATCTTCAGGTTTTACTTCTTCAATTTTTTCAGCGGTGTCTTCCTGAGAAACGCCTGCGCTTTCTCTGAGCGCTTTTCCTTCAAGAACCGCATCCGCAATTTTTCCTGCGATTAATTTGATTGCTCTTATAGCATCATCATTACCGGGAATAACATAATTAATGTCTTCAGGGTCACAGTTTGTATCAACAAGGCCAATAATCGGGATATTCAGTTTATTAGCTTCTTTGATAGCAATAAGTTCTCTTTTTTGATCGATAATGAATAATAAATCAGGCATGCCTCTCATTTTTTTGACACCGCCTAAAGATTTATTAAGTTTTGCGATTTGTCTTGTCATAACAGCGACTTCTTTTTTGGGAAGTCTGTCAAAGTGACCGCTGTCTCTTAGTTCTTCAAGTTCATTAAGTTTTTTGATTCTTGTCCTGATTGTTTCAAAGTTTGTTAAAGTTCCGCCCAACCAGCGTCTGCTGATATAAAAAGAATTACATCTGGTGGCTTCCTGCTCGATGATTTCGGTAGCCTGTTTTTTTGTTCCTACAAAAACAACGTTTTTGCCTTTTGAAGCGATTTCTCTAGCTGCTTCATAAGCTTTATCGAGCATTACAGTTGTTTGTTGAAGGTTTATAATATAGATACCGTTTCTTTCACCGTAAATATATTTTTTCATTTTCGGATTCCAGCGTTGTGTCTGGTGTCCGAAGTGAACGCCGGCTTCTAAAAGTTCTAACATTGATGCTACTGGCATAAATTTTTCTCCTTTATCTTGTATTTAACCTTAATCATTTAACTTTTTAAAAAGCAATTTTGTGACAAAATTTATGATTTAAAGCAGGTTAAACACGCTTAAATAACTCTACAGTAAAAATTTATCATAAAAATATTTAAGTACAACACTAATTTAATGACTGAGCAACTAATACGTTTGAAAACCAGTTTAAAAAAGAAGCTTTGCAGGTTGAAATCTGTAAAACCCTTCATGATAAAGATATTTGGTAATTATTTTAAAAAGACAGCTTCAGGTAATAATTTTAAAACTATATCCCTCTATGGACTTAATTTTTTTTGTTGTATATTTATTTAGATACGAAATAAAATATGCAAAATTTGATATAAAAAGGAGAAAAAAATGGCATTATTAGAGGCAAAGAAAAGGGATATTTCCTTAAATCCAAGGCAAATAAGAGCAGAAGGGCTTGTTCCTGCTACAGTTTATGGAAGCGCGATGGATTCAATTTCAATTCAGCTTGATGTTAAAGACTTTATAGCTGCTTACAAAAAAGATAAAAACGCAATCTTTGAATTGAAAACAGAAACAGAAGCACACAAAGTTATCGTGAAAAAAGTGCAAACAGACCCTGTAAACGATAAAGTTCTTAATGTTGAATTTCAAAGAATTAAAGCTGACCAGAAAGTAAAAATAACAGTTCCGTTTGAAACAGTTGGTGATTCTGCTGCTGTAAAAGCCGGCGGCACATTAGTATTTAATATTTCAGCTATAGAAGTTGAATGTTTACCTTCTGATATCCCTTCAACAATAAAAGTTGATATTTCAAAATTAGAAAATTATGAAGATTCTTTGACTGTTCAGCAAATAGAATTTCCAAAAGGCGTTAGAGCTGTAGGAAATGCAGAAACAATTGCTGTAAAAATAGTAGCACCAAAAGCTTCTAAATAAATTAATTAAAAATTAATCTATAACCCTGTTATATATCACCCTCAAGAAGAGTGAATAAATAGGGTTTTTTTATGCGTATAATTTTTACAGCCTGAAGTTGTTCTTAGATAATGACAATAAAAAAACATCCTTAATCTAAACCATAAAGTTTAAATCAGGATGTTTTTTAAAAAAGTTTTAATTCTTATGCCTGGCTCCAGAAAGCGTCTCTTATAACTCTGGTTTTTTCTGTTTCTACAGCAATATTGATATTGTTAGGAGTAAAAACAAAAACACCTTCGCCGACTTTTTGCTGGTGACCGTCAATTGCGTGCGTTGCACCTGAAATAAAGTCAACAACTCTTTGAGATTGTTCAGCGTCTAAAAGATGAAGATTTAAGATTAATGACTTTCTTGTTCTTAAGTTGTTAACAACTTCGAGTGAATCTTCAAAAGACTTTGGTTCAATAACCATTACTTCATAACTGGAAGCGCTTGGATGTGAAAGAACTTTCAAATTGTTTTTCCTGTTTCTAATAGGGTTCTCCTGATAAGTTTCCACTTCTACTTCGTCTTCCCCTTCTACTGATCCGTATAATTCATCATAAAGATCATCTTCATTGTCTTCCATTTGTGGAGACAAACCAACCATGTGTTTAATTCTATTTACTAGACCTGCCAATTTGCACTTCCTCCCTGCAATATTCCTAAATAAATAACGCTTGTCCTATTCTTACTACAGTAGCGCCTTCTTTAACCGCTATTTTGTAATCATTGCTCATACCCATTGAAAGTTCGTTAAGCTGAACGCCGAATTTCTTTTGAAGCTGATTCCTTAACTCTCTTAGCCCCCTGAATGCCTTTTTTTGTTCTTCAATGTCTGAAGTAAAAGGAGCCATTGTCATCAACCCTACTATGTCTATCGAGTCAAGTTTGGAAATTTCAGAAAAACTTTCTTCTGCTTCCTCCGGTGAAAAACCGAATTTACTTTCCTCTTTCGCAATATTTATCTGAATAAACACTTTCTGAATTAAATTTTGAGAAGCTGCGCATTCAGATATTGCTTTTGCGATTTTTAAAGAATCAACGGAATGAATATAATCAAAAATGCCGACAACTTTTTTTACTTTGTTAGTCTGCAAATGCCCTAAAAAATGCCAGTTTGAATTTTTTTCCACTTCCTCCGGTAATTCAGCCCTTTTCTTTTCCGCATCCTGAACCTTGTTTTCCCCAAAGTCCCTGATACCTGCTTTAAAAGCTTCTATTACCTTTTCCGCGGTTATGTATTTCGTTACAGCAATTATTCGTGCATTTAATGTATAAGTTTGAATATTTTTCAGATTTTCACTGATACTCATTTATACATCTTTCCGATTTTAACCGTTTTTCCTCCTTCTGCGGAGCGAGATGTAAAAGCCTGAAGGGCTTGAACTTCTTCTCCTAATTCAAATCATTTTCTCTTTAAATAAAAGATAATAATTCAAATTTTATTTAGCTTAAGGTGTATTAATTATAGTAAAAGTTTATCAGTAATACAAAAATTTGTTTACTATCCATTTAGATGATTTTTGTATTTGTTGAGTAATTTTTCTAAAACAAATGTATGAGTTGCTTTTGACCATTGCGAAAAAAGCGGTTTTTTCTTTAATGCTTCTTAATATTTCTCAACATTTTATAGTATATCGGCTTTAGAAATTTTATTGAGCTTTTCGGTAATCAGATTTTTGTTTTCAATTTCTTCATTTTTCAGGATTTTATCTATCGCATCTCTTAAATCGAGTCTGGAAGCGGTATTTATATCAATAGGATTTTTAATTGTGACTTTTTGGCATAATTTTTTGTAATAAGAAATTTGCGCTCTTGTGGGCAATTCCTTCGACATTTTAGATTCCTGAACTTTTTTTCTTTGCACTTTAATATAAGCCTTTTGTTCTTCATAAAGAGGTTTTAGTTTTTCTTTATATTTGAATTTTTTTTGACACTCTTTTATATAAAGTTCCAGTTCTTTCAAGAATTCCGGCTCATCAATAAATTCTTTTAAAAATGGAAATCTTGTGGAATTTATTTCCAGATAATATTTTTGATCTTCCGTAAATTTTTCGGCAAGTTCGGAAGAGTCTTTGTCAAAGCCTTTTTTGACAAAACTGGCAATATAATGACACAGGTCAGATTTCTGAACCTTTGTAAGATAGTTAAAAATTTGATGTTTTAAAGAATTCATTTTTTGTGTCCATTTAATTTTATAATTATTATATTAGCTTAAATGAATTTTTAAAAAAGTGTTTTTATATTTTCAAAATAAACGCCTGTCCGAAAAAAAGTGGACATTGCAACGGGAGAGTAAGCATTAGCTTACTCTCCCTGATTTTGATTAAAAGAATATTTAAATATTCAATAAATTAATATCCTAAGAAACGTTTCCAAAAGCCTTTTCTGTCTTGACAACATTGGTTGCATGGATTATATGCACCATAAGTAACGATTGGAACTGCCGCGCCTGTTTGGCAAGGATTACAGGTATTGCAAGTGTTATAAGGATTGCTTATAACTACAGGAGCTATAGGAACTGCGGCGCCTGTCATGTAAGGGCTGCATGTGTTACATGGTTCAGCAATAGGTACTGCTACTGCCTGTACTCTTGGCAGACATGTGTTGCATGAAGAACACTGAGCAAATACAGGTTGCGAAACAGCGAGTAATAAACCTAATATCGCTAGATATTTTTTCATTCTTTGATCTCCTTTTTTTATTTACTTCATAAATTTGAAGTACATGTAATTTATAACTCAATAAAAAAAAAATTAGATTCGCAGAATTATTAATATTTAAAATAATCTTTTAGTAGAAAACAAATTAATTTGTAGTAAGACTTTCTGCTATTTTAGAACTTAAATTTTTTCAAAAGCTTGTTCTATATCTGCTATTAAGTCTTCAATATCTTCTATGCCCAAAGAAATTCTCATTAAGCTATCCGTAATGCCTATATTGCATCTTGTTTCAAGAGACATTTTTGCATGAGAAGTTTCGCAGGGTAAAGAAATAAGCGATTCTACTCCGGCAAGGCTTCCTGCTTCCTGAAACAATTTAAGCTTTGAGAGAAATTCTCTTGTTTTTTCTTTGTTTAAAGATGTTTCTACTGATAAAACACCTCCAAAACCTGACATTTGTGCTTTTGCTATTTCGTGTCCGGCATGGGACTTGAGTCCGGGGTAATAAACTTTTTTTACAAGCGGGTGTTTTTCAAGATATGCAGACAATTTCTGGGCATTTTCGTTATGTTTTTGCATTCTTAAATTCAGGGTTTTTATACTTCTTTCAAGAAGGTATAAATCCTGTGCATTCAAAGTACCGCCTGTATTTATTACATAAGGGCGGATTCTTTTCATAATCTTTTCTGAAGTAACTATTACTCCGCAAATTAAGTCGCTATGTCCGTTCAAATATTTACTGGCACTGTGTACAACAACGTCCACCCCGAATTTAAGCGGGTTCTGGTTTATCGGAGAAGCAAAAGTGTTATCTATGATTGTTATAATGTCGTATTTTTTTGCGATTAGAACAATTTCTTCTATATCAACTATTTTCAAAAGAGGATTCGAAGGTGTTTCAAAGTAGATAATTTTTGTATTGTCTTTGATTCTATTTTCAAAATTTTCAAGATCATCTGTAGAAGCAAGAGTGTAGTCTATTCCAAATTTTTCGAGTTCTTCCTTAATAAAATAATCAGTCCCGCCATACAAGTCTTCAGAAAAAAGTACATGATCGCCTGTCTTTAAAAGTGCCAGCATCGCAGAAGAAATTGCTGCCATTCCGGAACTTACAACAACGGCTTCTTGTCCGCCTTCTTCTAATTCGCAGATTTTTTCAGCTACTGCTTTGTGATTAGGCATATTTAGGTATCTGGGATAATATAATCCCCCTGAATCATTGTCAAAACCGTTTGAGGTTGAGGTATAAACGGGAGTATTTGCTCCATTTGTTAATTTATCGTGAACAGTTCCGACATGAACACATTTTGTATTTTTTCCGTGATTATTTTCACGCATGATTTTCACCTATCTTTGCTTTAACTCATTATTTAAAATTTCTTAAACAAGCTTAAATATACTATTGTCAAAAATTTTTTACCAGCAAGGAATTATCTATTTTTTTATAAATTTCAGAGTAAAAATGAATAAGTTAAAATATTTTTCGTATAATAATGTAGTGGAAAAATATAAAAGGGAAAGAAATGCCTGCATATCTTTATTGGGGCGAAGAAGAATTTAATCTTGAAAATGCGGTAAAAGAGCTTAGGAAAAAGGTTCTTGACGAAAATTGGGCTTCAATAAACCATAAAAAACTCAACGAGCCGGAAATTCTTGAGCTGATTGAGACATTGCAAACTTTGCCGATGATGTTCGGGAATTTGCTTGTGGAAGTTAGTGCAGCAAATCTTTTTTTAAGAGCAAATAGAAAAAGTACAAATCAGGATGATGCTCTCCCGCTTGGCAATAAAAAACTCAGTTCTTCTGACAGTTTGATGCAAAAGCTTTTTGAAGTTATTGAAAATTTAAATGACAGGGTTCATCTGCTTTTTGTGTGTCCTATCCCTCGAGAAAGCGGCAAAAAAATTGACGGCACTTTAAAACTTACCAAAACTCTCCAAAAAATCGGGAAAGTTGAGGAATTTCCGGCATATAAGTTTTATGAGGATTACAAGCTTGTTGACTGGATTATAAAGCAAGCAGGCACTAAATCATTGAAAATTTCAAAAGAGTCTGCCGCTGTTCTTCTTGCTAATTCAGGGACGGATTTAAGAAAAATCGATACGGAACTTGAAAAAATAAAAACTACGATTCATCCTAAAGTGCAAATTTCAACAAAAGACTTTGAAGAAATGATTTCTACAGGTGAAAATATATTCAAGCTGGCGGATTTGTGGATTAAGGGAGAAAAAATTCAGGCAATAAAAGAACTGCATAAACTTTTTGAAAAAAATCATTCCCTGAGAATTCTTGCCACTTTGCAAACTATGACAAGAAGATGGCTGAAAATTAAAATTTCATCGAAAAAACATAATGCTTTTGATATTGCAAAATTCGTAAATTTACCTAAATTTGTGGTTGAGCAGGATTTAATCAAGCTTAAAAATATTTCTGAAGAAAAATTGATAGAATTTAGAGAAAAAGCCGTTCAGGCTGAGTATAAAATAAAAACAGGGGAACTGTCAGCAGAAAATGCTATGGAACTTTTGATAGCAGGATAATTTGATGTTTAATGAAAAAATAAAAATAAATCAGCCATTTGCCACAAAATTTTTTGAAGCCGCTTTGAATTTAGATAACGGAAAGCTTAGTCATGCTTATATGTTTACAGGCAGTGATTCAATGGCTCAATATAATTTAGCCATGCAGATTGCAAAAATTCTTAATTGTCAAAACAAAACGGATGATTGCACTTGTACAAACTGCAACTGGATTAAGCAAAACAGACATCCGGCAGTGATAACAATTTCTCCGATTGATTATTGTTATGGAAATGAAGGAGGAAAGCCCAAAACAGAAATAACTATAG
Protein-coding sequences here:
- a CDS encoding alpha/beta fold hydrolase, producing MNSDTGFEFKQPNNGKKAVLLLHGMTGSPFEMKQYGKNIHKAGFDVFCPCLPGHGKDIQNVKKIKWQDWFNFAEEKYKELKQSYSEVYLGGICMGAVLALAVAESHKDVSGIIAISTTFFLDGWTIPWYSFLFPLGLHTILRFYYSFPESDPYGIKNEIVRRKISSLMKENTVVLNYIPMTCVYELLKMSRHVRKAINLIKQPVLVIHSNRDDLTSLKSADYVYKNISSEVKDYVIFKNSYHLITMDNDKDLAVQNSIEFLNGLASLNNSQVKQIG
- the tsf gene encoding translation elongation factor Ts, whose protein sequence is MTNITAAQVKELRDKTGAGIMDAKRTLTETNGDINKAVELLRQKGIASAEKKMGRIAAEGLVGSYIHNGKIGVMVEINCETDFVAKNEDFQQLVKDICLHIASTAPEFVSRDEIPASVIEEEKRIESGKEDLKGKPENIVEKIIQGRVDKLMAEKCLLEQPFVKDPNIKIEDLVKEKIAKIGEKITIRRFTRYVLGEGIQKKEENFAEEVMKQCGK
- the rpsB gene encoding 30S ribosomal protein S2, with the protein product MPVASMLELLEAGVHFGHQTQRWNPKMKKYIYGERNGIYIINLQQTTVMLDKAYEAAREIASKGKNVVFVGTKKQATEIIEQEATRCNSFYISRRWLGGTLTNFETIRTRIKKLNELEELRDSGHFDRLPKKEVAVMTRQIAKLNKSLGGVKKMRGMPDLLFIIDQKRELIAIKEANKLNIPIIGLVDTNCDPEDINYVIPGNDDAIRAIKLIAGKIADAVLEGKALRESAGVSQEDTAEKIEEVKPEDAGVTEEDLKLKVEGLEEVIEKIEEEK
- a CDS encoding 50S ribosomal protein L25; the encoded protein is MALLEAKKRDISLNPRQIRAEGLVPATVYGSAMDSISIQLDVKDFIAAYKKDKNAIFELKTETEAHKVIVKKVQTDPVNDKVLNVEFQRIKADQKVKITVPFETVGDSAAVKAGGTLVFNISAIEVECLPSDIPSTIKVDISKLENYEDSLTVQQIEFPKGVRAVGNAETIAVKIVAPKASK
- the sepF gene encoding cell division protein SepF; the encoded protein is MAGLVNRIKHMVGLSPQMEDNEDDLYDELYGSVEGEDEVEVETYQENPIRNRKNNLKVLSHPSASSYEVMVIEPKSFEDSLEVVNNLRTRKSLILNLHLLDAEQSQRVVDFISGATHAIDGHQQKVGEGVFVFTPNNINIAVETEKTRVIRDAFWSQA
- a CDS encoding YggS family pyridoxal phosphate-dependent enzyme, whose product is MSISENLKNIQTYTLNARIIAVTKYITAEKVIEAFKAGIRDFGENKVQDAEKKRAELPEEVEKNSNWHFLGHLQTNKVKKVVGIFDYIHSVDSLKIAKAISECAASQNLIQKVFIQINIAKEESKFGFSPEEAEESFSEISKLDSIDIVGLMTMAPFTSDIEEQKKAFRGLRELRNQLQKKFGVQLNELSMGMSNDYKIAVKEGATVVRIGQALFI
- a CDS encoding PLP-dependent aspartate aminotransferase family protein; this encodes MRENNHGKNTKCVHVGTVHDKLTNGANTPVYTSTSNGFDNDSGGLYYPRYLNMPNHKAVAEKICELEEGGQEAVVVSSGMAAISSAMLALLKTGDHVLFSEDLYGGTDYFIKEELEKFGIDYTLASTDDLENFENRIKDNTKIIYFETPSNPLLKIVDIEEIVLIAKKYDIITIIDNTFASPINQNPLKFGVDVVVHSASKYLNGHSDLICGVIVTSEKIMKRIRPYVINTGGTLNAQDLYLLERSIKTLNLRMQKHNENAQKLSAYLEKHPLVKKVYYPGLKSHAGHEIAKAQMSGFGGVLSVETSLNKEKTREFLSKLKLFQEAGSLAGVESLISLPCETSHAKMSLETRCNIGITDSLMRISLGIEDIEDLIADIEQAFEKI
- the holA gene encoding DNA polymerase III subunit delta; translated protein: MPAYLYWGEEEFNLENAVKELRKKVLDENWASINHKKLNEPEILELIETLQTLPMMFGNLLVEVSAANLFLRANRKSTNQDDALPLGNKKLSSSDSLMQKLFEVIENLNDRVHLLFVCPIPRESGKKIDGTLKLTKTLQKIGKVEEFPAYKFYEDYKLVDWIIKQAGTKSLKISKESAAVLLANSGTDLRKIDTELEKIKTTIHPKVQISTKDFEEMISTGENIFKLADLWIKGEKIQAIKELHKLFEKNHSLRILATLQTMTRRWLKIKISSKKHNAFDIAKFVNLPKFVVEQDLIKLKNISEEKLIEFREKAVQAEYKIKTGELSAENAMELLIAG